In the genome of bacterium, the window TGATGCTCGAATACTCTCAAGAAATACTCGAGGGACTTAGAATAATCATGCAAACAGTCGATGCTGATAGAGGAATTATAGGAGTAGAAGCCAACAAAACTGATGTCATTTCTCTTTTGGAAAAGGAGCTAAGGCGAGAGCCCGGTATAGAATTGGCAGTGCTCAAGGTAAAATATCCTCAAGGTGCGGAAAAACATTTGATTGATGCTGTTCTAAAGAGAAGAGTTCCTCCGGGTAAACTGCCACTCGATGTGGGAGTAGTGATGGATAACGTGGGGACAGCCCTGGCCATAAGGCAGGCGGTGAAAAGAGGGATTCCACTGATTGAGAGGGTTGTTACAGTCACTGGTTCAGGCATTAAACAACCACAAAATTTGTGGGTTCGTTTAGGGACACTATTTGCGGATGTAGTCTCCCAGTGCGGCGGATTATTGGGAAATCCAGAGAAGATAATTGCTGGTGGTCCTATGATGGGGATAGCCCAGTATACTCTCGACACCCCACTAATTAAGGGGACTTCCGGCATATTAATATTAAGTGAAGCTGAAACCTTTCCTGAAGGAGACTGTATACGTTGCGGCAAATGCATCGATGTATGTCCTGTGAACCTAATGCCTACGGCGATAGCCCAACATGTGCAGCATAAGGATTGGGCGAGTGTAAGAAGATATAATCCTTTAGATTGTATGGAATGCGGGGCTTGTGCTTATGTGTGCCCGGCGAAGATTCCACTGGTCCAGTATATTAAATGGGGGAAAGAAGAGGTAAAGGAGAAGACTTAAAAGATAGTCTGTTCAAAGCTAAGGAATTTCTTGACGCGGAAAAGTCTGGAGTCTCCGATGAAATCGGAGGAGGTTCGGGCGACCACAAGGGTCGCCCCTACGCGATTCGCAAGGACTCCATGTTACTATCTTTTAAATGTTTGTAGCGGCAGAGCGGAGCTCTGCTATATAGAAGGGGAAAATGGAAGAAGTTATTTCTCAAAGGTTAATTGTTTCTGTCTCACCACATATTAGAGCAAGGGAAGATGTCCGAACAATAATGTCTGATGTAATCTTTGCCCTTTCTCCTGCTTTAGGTGCTTCCATTATCTTTTTTGGATGGCGGGCACTTCTTATTGTTTCGGTAAGCATCTTCTTTTCTGTGGCAAGCGAGTTTTTCTGGCAGAAGCTGTGGAGAAAGAAGATTACAGTTGGAGACCTAAGCCCTGTTGTTACGGGAATGCTTTTAGCTTTTGTCTTGCCTCCTTCTTCTCCTCTGTGGATGGTGGCAATAGGTGCATTTGTTGCCATTACTTTGGGAAAGCAAATTTTTGGAGGGTTGGGATACAATCCATTCAATCCGGCACTGGTGGCGCGGGCTGTCTTATTAGCTTCCTGGCCGGTGTATATGACTACATGGACGAGACCCTTTGATGGGGTGACTACTGCTTCACCTCTGGGAATAGTGAAGATGGAGTTGGACCAAAGGTTGCCATCGTATTTAGAGATGTTTTTAGGTAATAGAGCTGGCAGTTTGGGTGAAATTTCTGTTTTAGCCTTGTTACTTGGAGCAATATACCTTCTATATAGGAAGCAGATTACCTGGCACATTCCAGTAAGTTATATTGGAACGGTTGGTTTAGCCTCTCTTCTCTTTAACAGAGATCCCTTGTTCAACATCATGGCTGGTGGGCTTATTCTGGGGGCTTTCTTTATGGCAACGGATTTGGTTACCTCGCCTTTAACCAGGAAGGGGAAGCTGGTATTTGGTGTAGGTTGCGGGCTTCTAACTGTATTAATTCGCTTCACGGGAGGGTTTCCTGAAGGAGTCTGTTACTCTATTCTGATTATGAATATGTTAACTCCTATAATTGATAAAATTACTGAACCAAAAGTCTTCGGTAGTTGAACAACTGATACAGGGCACTGTAAATAGTACCAGACCAAGGTCTTAACGTAATTCCTGTGGGATTGCTGATGAAAAAAATTATAGTTAGGAGTTTATTGCTAGCGATTGTTGCCTCTTTAGCAGCTTGGGCACTTAGTCTCACTTATAAGAACACAAAGCCCAGAATAGATGCTTATGCTGAACAGCAGGCAAGGGAAGCTCGGAAAGAAGTTCTACCCGAGGCAAGCGAATTTGAGCTTGTAAATATTGGGGAACAGGAATACTTTATTGGATATGATGAGAGAGGAAAACGTGTGGGAGTGAGTATAAAGACAAAGACGCGGGGTTATTCTGGGCCAATAGAAATGATTATGGGATTCGATATGAAAGGAGAAATAACAGGGCTGAAAATATTGAACCAGATTGAGACTCCCGGTCTGGGGTCTAAGATTGTGGAGGATTGGTTTAGTAAACAATTTATTAAACTGAAAGCAGAGGATTTGAGCTTTACAAAGGAAGATCCCCATGGGAAAGTAGAGGCAATTACGGCAGCGACTATTTCTTCCCGGGCAGCACTTGAGGGAGCTAAGGAACTATTCGGTTTATATGGTGACTTCCTGGAATATTTAAAGAAAGTAGAGATTCTCAAATATATCCGTGATGGGAGCTACACTGGCGAAGGAGGGGGCTTTAGTGGACCGATTAGGGTGAGGGTGACTGTGCAAAATCATCGGATAATAAGGATAGCTATTCTGGAGCGACAAGAGGTAGTAGAATACTGGTCTAAGGTTAGAGAGAAAATACCTCAGGAAATACTGGAAAAACAGAATATCGATGTGGATATAGTTAGTGGAGCGACTTATTCCAGCAAGGGATTGATTGAGGCGGTAACTAATGCTCTGGAGAAAGGGATAGAGAGGTGAGATATTTGAAAGATATTTTGTTCATCGCTGAGAAATTTCTTAACGCTAAAAAGTTTGGAGTCCGCCCGAAAGAGGCTGTGTCGTAATTAGATTTTTTGTTTGGTAGCCGCAACCTTCAGGTTGCGTTCTCGACGGGGAAATTGCGCAGGCTAAAGCCTGCGGCTACCCAAATCAGGATTGTGACACAGCCTCGAAAGGGCGGGATGTATTTCACCCCCGATTTCATTGGGGGATTCCATATCACAAACTATCTTTCAAATGTCAGTTGAGAAAAAGTAATGGGAAGATAAAATGTTGAAGTTTGGGCAGGCTTTAAAGATAGTGCTTGAAGATACCAAACCGATGGAATGGGAATGGGTAGTTCTTTCTCGCGTGCATAGAAGGGTGCTTGCTGAAGATGTAACTGCTCAAAATAATGTTCCCTATACAGATAATTCGGCAATGGATGGCTATGCAATAGATACAGATGATCTGAAGAGCGTTCCTCGAGAGTTGAAAGTAGTGGGGGTTGTGGCTTGTGGGAAATCTGTTAACAAGAGATTAAAACTGGGTGAGGCTATGGCTATAATGACAGGTGCTCCGATTCCAGAAGGTTGTAATAGTGTTGTTCCCGTGGAGGACACAGAGAGAGTTGCCTCAGGAATTGTGAGAATACTTCGCCAGATTAAACCTGGTAAAAATGTGCGCTATTCAGGAGAAGATGTGAGAAAAGGAGAGGTGGTTTTAGAGAAAGGCACAGCTCTCGGTCCAGGTGAATTGGGGATGCTCGCTTCTATGGGGAGGAAGAGAGTGAGGGTCTTTCAAAAACCAGTGGTGGCTATATTAGTTACCGGTAATGAAATCATTGAACCTGGGGAGAGGTTGCGTCCGGGCAAAGTGAGAGATATAAACACATTTTCCTTACGTGGTCTTGTGGAAAAATTTGGTGGTGTTCCGCTTCCTCTGGGAATAGCTGGCGATGAGAAAGTTAAACTGTTGAGAAAAATGAGAAAGGGCCTTAATTCCGATATAATGCTTATTTCCGGCGGGGTTTCTATGGGGAGGTTCGATTTTGTGCGTGAGGCTCTGACTTCTCTGGGATATAGAGAGAGATTCTGGAAGGTAGCGATGAAACCAGGGATGCCAATCAGTTTTGGCTATATCGGGCGGATGCCAGTTTTTGGTTTGCCAGGCAATCCTGTCTCTTCGATGGTCTCCTTTCTGGAGTTTGTGCGTCCCCTTATGATGAAGTTCGTGGATAGAGCTGTAGATTTACCTGAAATTTCTGCTTTTCTAAGAACTCCCATAGTGAAAAAGGATAATAGGAGACATTTCCTCCGGGTGAAATTGGATTACAGGAATCACAAATATTTTGCTTCTCTCACAGGTCCTCAGGGGTCGGGAATTCTTAAATCAATGATAGAGTGTGACGGCATTGCCATTATCCCGGAGAACACCAAAGCATTGAAAGTAGGAGATAGAGTAACTGTGCAATTGGTAGTGTAGGGGATTGTCCCCGTAAAGATTACGCCCATAAAGGGTTACACTACAGATTATGCAAGTTGGATGGTGAGTGGTATGGCTAAGTTGAAAAGTTTTACTAATGGGGTTCTGAGGGAGAACCCGGTTTTAGTGTTAGTACTCGGGCTCTGCCCTCTCCTGGCAGTTTCCAATACTGCAATTAATGCTCTGGGGATGGGGATTGCCACAATTTTTGTATTGACTCTTTCCAGCACGGTAGTTTCGCTTTGTCGTAAAGTTATTCCTGAAGATATTCGTATTCCTATCTTTGTTATTATTATATCTACTTTTGTTACTATATCTGATTATTTTATGGCTGCATATTTTCCACCTCTTCATAGATCCTTGGGTGTTTTTATTCCCTTGATTGTGGTGAATTGTATTATTTTGGCACGGGCTGAGGCATTTGCCTATCGGAACTCTCTGATAGATTCGTTTTTGGATGCACTGGGGATGGGATTGGGATTTATTTTGGTGATAGTCACCATTGGAATAATTAGAGAGGTTTTAGGGAATGGTACAATATTTGGCTCAAGTAGATTCATCTTTCATCCTGCTTTGATTATGGTTTTCCCTCCCGGAGCATATTTAACTATTGGTTTTCTAATGGGAATCCTCAACATGTGGAATAGTAAAAGGAGGATGAAGAGATAGTTTTCGGAGTCGCTCGGTAGTGTAGGGCTTTATGCCCGTGAGAATTACGCCCATAAAGGGTACACTACAGAAAACCTGGCGGAATTGAAGTTCCTGTAACTATCCCTTCATCCTCAGGGTGTTAGAGGTAAATTCTTTAATTCGATTTAATAGAGGAATTTAATGGACCAGGTAAGTTTATTCGGTATCTTCATTTCGGCTCTTTTAATAAATAACATTATACTTATGCGCTTTCTTGGGCTCTGTTCATTCTTTGGCGTTTCTCGCCAGATGGAAGTTTCCTTAGGGATGAGTATGGCGGTTATTTTCGTAATGACTATATCTTCAGCTGTTACTTGGATTTTCTACCACGTTCTCCTGTTGCCACTGAATGTGGAATTTCTGAAAATCTCAACTTTCATATTGGTCATCGCCTCTTTAGTTCAGTTGGAGGAACTTTTCTTGAAAAGGCATATTCCTCACCTGTATCGAGCCCTGGGAATATATCTTCCTCTGGTTACCACCAATTGTGCTATCCTGGCAGTCGCTTTCCTTCACGTCGATTATAATTACGCTTTTATTCAAACTGTTATATATGCTCTGGGAGTATCTTTAGGCTATACAGTAGCTATAATGCTCTTTACTGGAATTAGAATCAGGTTGGAGATTGCACCCATTCCCGAGCCCTTAAAGGGATATCCCACTGCATTTTTCATAGCTGCTTTGATGTCTTTAGCATTTTTGGGTTTCAAGGGTCTGTTTGGGTTATGAGGAGCTTATGGTCTTAATCTCTATAATTGCTTTGGGTAGTCTGGGACTTCTTTTTGGTCTTCTTTTAGCTCTGGCTGGCAAAAAGTTTGCTGTAAAGGTTGATCCCAGAGAGGAAAAAATATTGAATCTCCTGCCAGGGACTAACTGTGGTGCTTGCGGTTTTGCCGGGTGTAGGGGTATGGCAGAGGCCTTACTTAGAAGTGAAGCCGGAGTGACTTCCTGTCCAGTGGTTAGTGAGGAGACTGCTTACAAAATAGGGGAGATTCTCGGAAAAAAAATTGAGGTTAGAGAAGCGGAAGTTGCCCGGGTTATGTGTCAGGGGGATGAGAGTAAGGTAAAATATGACTATAACGGAGTGAAAGACTGTCGCGCAGCCCATCTTGTAGCTGATGGATACAAGGCTTGCAGTTATGCATGTTTAGGACTGGGCACATGTAAGGATGTCTGTCCTTTTGATGCAATTCACTGGGAAAAGGGTAAGACGCCTGAGATTTTAATGGATAAATGTACCGCATGCGGAAAATGTGTTGAGGTCTGCCCTACAAAAGTAATCAGTCTCATTCCTAAAAAAGCTAAAGTTTACGTGAAATGTAGTTCTCTTGATAAAGGAGCGATAGTTCGGAAGATATGTAAATTGGGTTGTATTGCCTGTGGTATCTGCGTTAAGGTTTGTGAGCCGGGCGCTATTAAGATAGAAAATAATTTGGCTATCATCAACTACCAGAAGTGCACAAATTGTGGAATCTGTGTTGAAAAATGTCCAACCAATTCGATAGTAATGGTGAAATGAGATTGTGTAAAGGTTTGGAGTCCTCCCGAAAGGGCGGTGAAAAATGACTCTGACCCCTTTTTCTAATATACTTAGTCAAGGAGGGGCGGGATGAACGAAATGGTGATATTTATCACTTCAGGGAGTGAGGAAGAGGCAAAGAAACTCGCCAGGGTTTTGGTAGAGGAGAAATTGGCAGCTTGTGTTAATATTCTCTCTGGTGTTGAGTCCCTTTACTGGTGGAAGGGTAAGATTGAATCGAGTAAGGAGTGGATGTTGGTGGTTAAGACTCAAGGGAAAATGGTAAACAAGGTTGTGAAAAGAGTAAAGGAAATTCATAGTTATGAGGTTCCAGAAGTAATTGCTCTTCCCATAGTCGAAGGAAATAAAGACTATTTACAATGGATTTCTGATACACTTGCTTTACGGAAAAGGAAAGGAGATTTATGAAGGAGGCACTGTACTACCTACCGCTGGAGGAAGAGAATAAAGTGCAGTGTTTCTTGTGTCCGCATCAATGCATCATTGATGATGGAAAGACGGGCATCTGTCGCACACGAAAAAATGTGGAAGGGAAATTATTTGCTTTAGTATATGACCAATTCACTTCAGTAAATCTGGACCCTATTGAGAAAAAGCCTCTCTACCATTTTTATCCAGGAAGAGAAATTCTATCACTGGGGACAGTTGGCTGTAATTTTAAATGCAAGGGTTGTCAAAATTATGGGATTTCTCAGGCTGAAATGGACGCGGTTCCTACCAAAACTGTTACTTCTGATGATGCTGTAAGACTGGCAAAGGAATACGGTTCTATTGGCGTAGCTTATACTTATAATGAGCCGTTGATTAACTTTGAGTATCTCCTGGAAACTGCTCATGAAGCACATAAATATAATTTGAAAAACGTTCTGGTTACTAATGGTTATATTAATGAAGAGCCTCTGGTCAATCTCTTACCCTATATTGACGCAGCCAATATTGATGTTAAATCTTTTCGGAACGATTTTTATAAGGATTACTGTAAAGCCAAGTTAGGAGATGTTCTACGCACGGTGGAAATTATGGTGAGGCAGAAGAAGCACGTGGAAGTCACAAATCTGGTCATTCCCGCTCTCAATGACTCTGATAGTGAAGTTAAAGACCTGACCGATTGGCTCTATTCTTTATCCGATAAAATTCCTTTACATTTCTCCCGTTACTATCCATGTTATAAGATGACTATCAAAGCTACACCTCTGGCTACTCTGGAAAGGGTGAGAAAAATTGCTCAAAAGAAATTGAAGCATGTATACCTGGGTAATGTCTGGGAAAAACCTGAATCTAATACTTACTGTCCGAGTTGTAAGGAAGTACTTATTGAGCGCCGGGGTTACCATACCAAGGTGGTGGGTCTTGCGGGAGAAAGCTGCAAAAATTGTGGAGAGAAAATAAACATAAAGGTTTTAGATAGGAAAAATGAAAAAATTTAGAGCTCTGATTTTTGTCTTTATTATAATTTTTATTTCTGGTTGCGGGAAGAAAGAATATAGTAAAGTGGAATTTTTGATGGATACTGTGGTAGAAATCAAAGTATACCACAAAAGGAAGGCTGAAGCGGAGAAAGCTATTAATAGTTCAATGGAAGAGATGAAAAGAGTTGAACAGAAGATGTCCTGTTTTTTTCCGGGAAGCGAAGTTTCCAGGATTAATAAGGAGGCTTTCCTTGAGGAAAAAAAAGGGTCTCTATTGGTAGAAGGTTGGATACCCGTTAGCGATGAACTTTTCTCATTGCTCGAGGAATCGGTTCTCCTGTCAAAGCTCACTAAAGGCTCTTTTGATATTACCATCTATCCCTTGCGGAAAATCTGGAAGTTTGAGGGAGAGAATCTTGAAGTGCCAAGTAAAGGAAAAATCGAAAGGGTATTGGAATTGGTAGCCTACAAGAATATGATTTTACAAAATGGGAAAATCAGTTTTGCCAAGAAAGGAATGGGTATTGATCTCGGAGGTATAGCCAAAGGATATGCGGTGGATGCTGCAATAAAGGTTTTGAAAGAT includes:
- the rsxC gene encoding electron transport complex subunit RsxC, yielding MKRLFSFKGGVHPPYFKELTSGQPLRRASLPKKVVIPLSQHTGRPAKPIVEVGDEVKTGQLIGESDGFISLPVHSSLSGKVLDIKPWPHPLGHTVLSVIVESDGRDEWMSDLTAHEDYFRLYPEELREIVKSAGIAGLGGAAFPTHVKLTPPESCEIDTVILNGCECEPYLTCDHKLMLEYSQEILEGLRIIMQTVDADRGIIGVEANKTDVISLLEKELRREPGIELAVLKVKYPQGAEKHLIDAVLKRRVPPGKLPLDVGVVMDNVGTALAIRQAVKRGIPLIERVVTVTGSGIKQPQNLWVRLGTLFADVVSQCGGLLGNPEKIIAGGPMMGIAQYTLDTPLIKGTSGILILSEAETFPEGDCIRCGKCIDVCPVNLMPTAIAQHVQHKDWASVRRYNPLDCMECGACAYVCPAKIPLVQYIKWGKEEVKEKT
- a CDS encoding RnfABCDGE type electron transport complex subunit D, producing the protein MEEVISQRLIVSVSPHIRAREDVRTIMSDVIFALSPALGASIIFFGWRALLIVSVSIFFSVASEFFWQKLWRKKITVGDLSPVVTGMLLAFVLPPSSPLWMVAIGAFVAITLGKQIFGGLGYNPFNPALVARAVLLASWPVYMTTWTRPFDGVTTASPLGIVKMELDQRLPSYLEMFLGNRAGSLGEISVLALLLGAIYLLYRKQITWHIPVSYIGTVGLASLLFNRDPLFNIMAGGLILGAFFMATDLVTSPLTRKGKLVFGVGCGLLTVLIRFTGGFPEGVCYSILIMNMLTPIIDKITEPKVFGS
- a CDS encoding RnfABCDGE type electron transport complex subunit G, which encodes MKKIIVRSLLLAIVASLAAWALSLTYKNTKPRIDAYAEQQAREARKEVLPEASEFELVNIGEQEYFIGYDERGKRVGVSIKTKTRGYSGPIEMIMGFDMKGEITGLKILNQIETPGLGSKIVEDWFSKQFIKLKAEDLSFTKEDPHGKVEAITAATISSRAALEGAKELFGLYGDFLEYLKKVEILKYIRDGSYTGEGGGFSGPIRVRVTVQNHRIIRIAILERQEVVEYWSKVREKIPQEILEKQNIDVDIVSGATYSSKGLIEAVTNALEKGIER
- the glp gene encoding gephyrin-like molybdotransferase Glp; this translates as MLKFGQALKIVLEDTKPMEWEWVVLSRVHRRVLAEDVTAQNNVPYTDNSAMDGYAIDTDDLKSVPRELKVVGVVACGKSVNKRLKLGEAMAIMTGAPIPEGCNSVVPVEDTERVASGIVRILRQIKPGKNVRYSGEDVRKGEVVLEKGTALGPGELGMLASMGRKRVRVFQKPVVAILVTGNEIIEPGERLRPGKVRDINTFSLRGLVEKFGGVPLPLGIAGDEKVKLLRKMRKGLNSDIMLISGGVSMGRFDFVREALTSLGYRERFWKVAMKPGMPISFGYIGRMPVFGLPGNPVSSMVSFLEFVRPLMMKFVDRAVDLPEISAFLRTPIVKKDNRRHFLRVKLDYRNHKYFASLTGPQGSGILKSMIECDGIAIIPENTKALKVGDRVTVQLVV
- the rsxE gene encoding electron transport complex subunit RsxE codes for the protein MAKLKSFTNGVLRENPVLVLVLGLCPLLAVSNTAINALGMGIATIFVLTLSSTVVSLCRKVIPEDIRIPIFVIIISTFVTISDYFMAAYFPPLHRSLGVFIPLIVVNCIILARAEAFAYRNSLIDSFLDALGMGLGFILVIVTIGIIREVLGNGTIFGSSRFIFHPALIMVFPPGAYLTIGFLMGILNMWNSKRRMKR
- a CDS encoding RnfABCDGE type electron transport complex subunit A, whose amino-acid sequence is MDQVSLFGIFISALLINNIILMRFLGLCSFFGVSRQMEVSLGMSMAVIFVMTISSAVTWIFYHVLLLPLNVEFLKISTFILVIASLVQLEELFLKRHIPHLYRALGIYLPLVTTNCAILAVAFLHVDYNYAFIQTVIYALGVSLGYTVAIMLFTGIRIRLEIAPIPEPLKGYPTAFFIAALMSLAFLGFKGLFGL
- a CDS encoding RnfABCDGE type electron transport complex subunit B codes for the protein MVLISIIALGSLGLLFGLLLALAGKKFAVKVDPREEKILNLLPGTNCGACGFAGCRGMAEALLRSEAGVTSCPVVSEETAYKIGEILGKKIEVREAEVARVMCQGDESKVKYDYNGVKDCRAAHLVADGYKACSYACLGLGTCKDVCPFDAIHWEKGKTPEILMDKCTACGKCVEVCPTKVISLIPKKAKVYVKCSSLDKGAIVRKICKLGCIACGICVKVCEPGAIKIENNLAIINYQKCTNCGICVEKCPTNSIVMVK
- the cutA gene encoding divalent-cation tolerance protein CutA; translated protein: MNEMVIFITSGSEEEAKKLARVLVEEKLAACVNILSGVESLYWWKGKIESSKEWMLVVKTQGKMVNKVVKRVKEIHSYEVPEVIALPIVEGNKDYLQWISDTLALRKRKGDL
- the amrS gene encoding AmmeMemoRadiSam system radical SAM enzyme is translated as MKEALYYLPLEEENKVQCFLCPHQCIIDDGKTGICRTRKNVEGKLFALVYDQFTSVNLDPIEKKPLYHFYPGREILSLGTVGCNFKCKGCQNYGISQAEMDAVPTKTVTSDDAVRLAKEYGSIGVAYTYNEPLINFEYLLETAHEAHKYNLKNVLVTNGYINEEPLVNLLPYIDAANIDVKSFRNDFYKDYCKAKLGDVLRTVEIMVRQKKHVEVTNLVIPALNDSDSEVKDLTDWLYSLSDKIPLHFSRYYPCYKMTIKATPLATLERVRKIAQKKLKHVYLGNVWEKPESNTYCPSCKEVLIERRGYHTKVVGLAGESCKNCGEKINIKVLDRKNEKI
- a CDS encoding FAD:protein FMN transferase yields the protein MKKFRALIFVFIIIFISGCGKKEYSKVEFLMDTVVEIKVYHKRKAEAEKAINSSMEEMKRVEQKMSCFFPGSEVSRINKEAFLEEKKGSLLVEGWIPVSDELFSLLEESVLLSKLTKGSFDITIYPLRKIWKFEGENLEVPSKGKIERVLELVAYKNMILQNGKISFAKKGMGIDLGGIAKGYAVDAAIKVLKDKNINSAIVNAGGDMYVLGRKQGKSWRIGIRHPRREREILGTIEVEDRAIVTSGDYERFFFSGGKKYHHIINPKTGYPADECQSVTIVAKKATFADGLATGIFVLGPKEGMALIENLEGVEGVIVNKEGDVSVSSGLISKIEYVN